Proteins found in one Ptychodera flava strain L36383 chromosome 3, AS_Pfla_20210202, whole genome shotgun sequence genomic segment:
- the LOC139129973 gene encoding carboxylesterase 5A-like isoform X2, translating to MVWIHGGAFFMGSGGTHYDGTALAALGDVILVAINYRLGPFGFLSTGDEHATGNYGLLDQVLALQWVQDNIAAFVLRRLQSDDIGESAGAMSSEHLVLSPLTDGLFHRAILQSGTASLPGYFNTNVAWQNKIAHGFGKLVGCEKETSEESVECLRSVPAEDLKDPSDVQTGQIAGITGLGQDVNPSLFL from the exons ATGGTATGGATTCATGGCGGCGCTTTCTTCATGGGCTCCGGGGGAACACACTACGACGGAACAGCTCTGGCTGCTCTTGGTGACGTCATCTTGGTGGCAATCAATTATCGACTTGGTCCCTTTGGCTTTTTATCTACTG GTGATGAGCACGCCACAGGTAATTATGGTTTGCTCGATCAAGTGTTGGCTTTGCAGTGGGTTCAAGACAACATTGCAG CCTTCGTGTTGAGACGCCTCCAAAGTGACGATATTGGCGAAAGTGCAGGTGCAATGAGTTCCGAACACCTAGTGTTATCTCCCTTGACAGACGGCTTATTCCATCGAGCAATTCTACAG agtgGAACAGCGTCACTGCCAGGATATTTCAACACAAATGTAGCCTGGCAGAACAAGATAGCTCACGGTTTCGGTAAGCTGGTCGGATGCGAGAAGGAAACGTCTGAAGAGTCGGTTGAATGTCTTCGTAGCGTGCCTGCTGAAGACCTGAAAGATCCAAGCGATGTACAAACA GGACAAATAGCTGGTATCACTGGGCTTGGTCAGGATGTAAACCCATCCCTTTTCCTGTAG